The following are encoded together in the Robertmurraya sp. FSL R5-0851 genome:
- a CDS encoding genetic competence negative regulator translates to MRLERLTYNKIKIFLTIDDLSERGLTKEDIWKDSLKWHQLFHEMLEEASEQFDVDIQGTVAVEIFTMHTQGMVMIVTMDEEEEDSSLMDSFYDLQVSVKEKQDLIYEFTNFEYVIQVSHQLKVLGFTGGSLYVMEDRYYFCIENVEDCNLMLVAVVLSEYSNPTLESIHRIKEYGKTVIDQKAVETIVHYFK, encoded by the coding sequence ATGCGCTTAGAACGATTAACGTATAATAAAATAAAAATTTTTTTAACTATTGATGATTTATCTGAAAGAGGATTAACAAAAGAGGATATATGGAAAGATTCATTAAAATGGCATCAATTGTTCCATGAAATGCTTGAAGAAGCAAGTGAACAATTTGATGTGGATATACAAGGAACGGTTGCGGTAGAAATCTTTACGATGCATACTCAGGGAATGGTCATGATTGTCACGATGGATGAGGAAGAAGAAGACAGCTCCTTAATGGATTCCTTCTATGATTTACAGGTAAGTGTTAAGGAAAAGCAGGACCTCATTTATGAATTTACCAATTTTGAATATGTCATTCAAGTGTCCCATCAGCTCAAAGTACTCGGCTTTACTGGGGGAAGCTTATATGTAATGGAGGACAGGTATTATTTTTGTATAGAAAATGTAGAAGACTGTAACTTAATGTTAGTGGCAGTTGTTCTATCTGAATACTCAAACCCTACTCTTGAAAGTATTCATCGTATAAAAGAGTATGGGAAAACAGTGATTGATCAGAAAGCGGTTGAGACAATTGTCCATTACTTTAAGTAA
- a CDS encoding CBS domain-containing protein — protein MFVKSIMIPKHQCHVVSHQDTLLSALTKLEEEQIDGLPVLDGPTYVGTVTRYSIYENYFKSQQTKDEYLTNTTVSQIATHQDRFLEGNEIFENLLLDLKDFGFRILHIHED, from the coding sequence ATGTTCGTAAAAAGTATTATGATTCCAAAGCATCAGTGTCATGTTGTTTCTCATCAAGACACTTTGTTAAGTGCGCTTACTAAACTTGAGGAAGAACAAATTGATGGGTTGCCCGTGTTAGATGGACCAACTTATGTAGGAACAGTTACAAGATACAGCATTTATGAAAATTATTTTAAAAGCCAGCAAACAAAGGATGAGTATTTAACAAATACTACTGTCTCACAAATTGCAACACATCAAGATCGCTTTCTGGAAGGAAATGAAATCTTTGAGAATTTATTGTTAGATCTAAAGGATTTTGGTTTTCGGATTCTACACATACATGAAGACTAA
- a CDS encoding asparaginase domain-containing protein, protein MKNLLVIHTGGTIAMSEDTETGAVKPGEKNPIVDKTKELLSVANLIIEEPFQLPSPHITAKEMLQLKDIIESYLKEDKINGVVITHGTDTLEETAYFLDLTIRSSIPIVLTGAMRSSNEIGSDGLYNLLSALKVANSDEAVGNGVLVVLNDEIHTAVNVTKTHTSNVSTFQSPQYGPIGTVTKRGVFFHHSPRKKEIYHIDKISKRVVLIKAHAGMDSSLLYAINDLHFDGVVIEALGQGNLPPASIPGIKLLLENKIPVVFVSRCFNGLAEDVYSYEGGGKQFKDLGVIFSKGLNGQKARIKLMIALESTSHITKLDRMFQ, encoded by the coding sequence ATGAAAAATCTACTTGTAATCCATACAGGTGGGACGATTGCCATGAGTGAAGATACGGAAACGGGAGCGGTAAAACCGGGCGAAAAAAATCCAATTGTCGATAAAACAAAGGAGCTTTTGTCCGTTGCGAATTTAATCATTGAGGAGCCTTTCCAGCTGCCCTCACCCCATATTACAGCAAAAGAAATGCTGCAACTAAAAGATATTATTGAATCTTATTTAAAGGAAGATAAAATAAACGGAGTTGTGATTACACATGGTACAGATACATTGGAGGAAACTGCCTATTTCTTAGATTTAACGATTCGGTCAAGCATACCGATTGTACTGACAGGGGCAATGAGATCAAGTAATGAAATTGGTTCAGACGGTCTTTATAATTTACTTTCTGCTTTAAAAGTAGCAAACAGTGATGAAGCCGTTGGAAATGGCGTTCTAGTTGTGTTAAATGATGAAATACATACAGCAGTAAATGTAACGAAGACACATACAAGCAATGTATCTACCTTTCAAAGTCCGCAGTATGGACCGATAGGGACAGTGACAAAAAGAGGAGTTTTCTTTCACCACTCACCAAGAAAAAAAGAAATATATCATATAGATAAAATTTCCAAACGGGTGGTACTAATTAAAGCCCATGCCGGAATGGATTCCTCCCTGCTTTATGCGATAAACGATTTACATTTTGACGGAGTTGTCATTGAAGCATTAGGACAAGGAAACCTACCTCCAGCTTCTATTCCTGGTATTAAGCTTTTACTCGAAAACAAAATACCCGTTGTTTTTGTATCAAGATGCTTTAATGGCCTAGCGGAAGATGTGTATAGCTATGAAGGCGGTGGGAAACAGTTTAAGGATTTAGGCGTTATTTTCTCTAAGGGTCTGAATGGGCAGAAGGCTAGAATAAAATTGATGATTGCTCTAGAATCAACTAGTCATATAACCAAATTGGATCGCATGTTTCAATAA
- the prsW gene encoding glutamic-type intramembrane protease PrsW, translated as MLGIFSAGIAPGLALLSYFYLRDEYGSEPISVVFRTFIYGALLVFPIMFIQYVIEVEHLVVSDFLNAFFTTGFLEEFFKWFILFYAIYQHVEFDEPYDGIVYGTSVALGFATSENILYLVANGVEHAIGRALLPVSSHALFGVLMGYYLGKGKFTKDKKGKWLLFSLLLPVFFHGIYDYILMSFEYWLLFILPFMIFLWWLALRKVKSARHLSGIKASNDDIQIQNPLQF; from the coding sequence ATGCTAGGGATTTTTTCTGCTGGGATAGCTCCTGGCTTAGCTCTTCTTAGTTATTTTTACTTAAGAGATGAGTACGGGTCAGAACCAATCTCAGTGGTTTTTCGCACATTTATATATGGTGCACTGCTTGTATTTCCAATTATGTTTATTCAATATGTGATTGAAGTAGAGCATTTGGTTGTTTCTGATTTTTTAAACGCCTTCTTTACAACGGGTTTTTTGGAAGAATTTTTTAAGTGGTTCATACTTTTTTATGCCATTTATCAACATGTTGAATTTGACGAGCCATACGATGGAATTGTGTATGGTACCTCAGTAGCACTAGGGTTCGCAACAAGTGAAAATATATTATATTTGGTGGCAAATGGGGTTGAGCATGCTATAGGTCGAGCGCTATTACCTGTTTCAAGTCATGCGCTTTTTGGTGTATTAATGGGTTACTATTTAGGAAAAGGAAAATTCACGAAAGATAAAAAAGGAAAATGGCTCCTTTTTTCACTGCTTCTTCCAGTATTTTTTCATGGTATTTACGATTATATACTAATGTCATTTGAGTATTGGTTGCTTTTTATTTTACCATTTATGATTTTTTTATGGTGGCTGGCTCTCCGTAAAGTGAAGAGTGCGAGGCACTTGAGCGGAATAAAGGCATCGAATGATGATATACAAATTCAGAACCCCCTTCAATTTTAA
- the sleB gene encoding spore cortex-lytic enzyme, whose product MNKKILLMKVATILFLTQVIIPFTTKVDQVDAFTNQVIQQGAVGEDVIELQSRLQYIGYYNGKIDGVFGWKTYWALRNFQYEFGLPIDGLAGPTTKQKLAKATKYNEQFVKEQINKGNKFTHYGGVDLAKQKKPDPKVNKAQPNNNQGTATAKKPTAKTQEQKPTAKTQAKKPTAQQPKQNTTAAKKPQNNNTTAKKPAAPQANAGNQTGPKATAATPPKKPTAANVPSGFSQNDIQLMANAVYGEARGEPYIGQVAVAAVILNRVQSATFPNTVSGVIFEPRAFTAVADGQIWLTPNENAKKAVLDAMNGWDPTGNAIYYFNPDTATSGWIWSRPQIKRIGKHIFCK is encoded by the coding sequence ATGAACAAAAAAATTTTATTAATGAAAGTAGCTACAATCTTATTTTTAACTCAAGTGATTATCCCCTTTACCACAAAGGTGGATCAGGTTGACGCCTTCACCAATCAAGTAATTCAACAAGGGGCAGTAGGTGAAGATGTTATCGAACTTCAATCACGTCTTCAGTATATCGGATATTATAATGGAAAAATTGACGGTGTATTTGGATGGAAGACGTATTGGGCTCTAAGAAACTTTCAGTACGAATTTGGATTGCCAATCGATGGACTTGCTGGACCAACAACAAAGCAGAAATTAGCAAAGGCAACAAAGTACAATGAGCAATTTGTAAAGGAACAAATTAATAAGGGAAACAAATTTACTCATTATGGTGGAGTAGATTTAGCAAAGCAAAAGAAGCCAGACCCAAAAGTAAATAAGGCACAGCCGAATAACAATCAAGGAACGGCAACAGCAAAAAAACCAACTGCAAAAACTCAAGAACAAAAACCAACGGCAAAAACTCAAGCGAAAAAACCAACTGCACAACAACCGAAACAGAATACAACAGCTGCAAAGAAGCCTCAAAATAATAATACGACAGCAAAAAAACCTGCGGCACCACAAGCGAATGCTGGGAATCAAACTGGCCCGAAAGCAACAGCTGCAACTCCACCAAAAAAACCTACAGCAGCTAATGTACCAAGTGGGTTTTCACAGAATGATATTCAGCTAATGGCAAACGCTGTGTATGGAGAAGCGAGAGGTGAACCTTATATTGGTCAAGTGGCGGTGGCAGCTGTCATATTAAACAGGGTACAAAGTGCTACATTTCCAAATACGGTTTCAGGGGTTATTTTTGAGCCAAGAGCGTTTACTGCCGTTGCGGATGGCCAGATTTGGTTAACCCCAAATGAGAACGCAAAGAAAGCTGTTCTAGACGCAATGAATGGTTGGGACCCAACTGGTAATGCCATCTATTATTTTAACCCTGACACGGCGACAAGTGGATGGATTTGGTCTAGGCCACAAATTAAGCGCATCGGAAAGCATATATTCTGTAAATAG
- a CDS encoding MerR family transcriptional regulator, whose protein sequence is METEDGKYNIKAVSKMLGIQAGTLRAWERRYQMVAPKRNESGHRLYTEEHVRILRWLQDKVNKGFTISQAVTLLENNELEEKEGLLLVQTGVDQSIAMADKLLQSLLVFDEKTAHDIINQAFSFFTVDKVLVDILGTLLVKIGDLWENSKITTAHEHFASSILRSRIGMILHSFPQNPMMPKAIAVCGPGEWHELGLLIFTLFLRRRGFEVIYLGASIAEKDIDEVIKIVKPKFIFFSCTMKDNVSATLQLTENLVKSYEYIHIGLGGFAFDTISEKEKLKYHEHILGTSRNEWESWLKTRM, encoded by the coding sequence ATGGAGACAGAAGATGGAAAATATAATATAAAAGCGGTCTCAAAAATGTTAGGAATTCAAGCAGGAACGCTACGAGCATGGGAAAGGCGTTATCAGATGGTAGCCCCAAAAAGAAACGAATCGGGACATCGTCTTTACACGGAAGAACATGTAAGAATATTAAGATGGCTTCAAGATAAAGTGAATAAAGGATTTACGATAAGTCAAGCTGTTACGTTACTTGAAAATAATGAACTTGAAGAAAAAGAAGGTCTCTTACTTGTTCAAACAGGTGTTGACCAATCAATTGCTATGGCGGACAAGTTACTTCAATCACTACTTGTCTTTGACGAAAAAACAGCACATGACATCATTAATCAAGCATTTAGCTTTTTTACAGTGGATAAGGTATTAGTAGATATTTTGGGTACATTACTTGTAAAAATTGGTGATTTATGGGAAAATTCTAAAATCACCACTGCACATGAACACTTTGCCTCTTCTATTCTCCGATCAAGAATAGGGATGATTTTGCACTCCTTTCCGCAAAATCCAATGATGCCAAAGGCGATTGCAGTTTGTGGACCAGGAGAGTGGCATGAGCTTGGCCTGCTAATTTTTACGTTATTCTTAAGACGTAGAGGATTTGAGGTCATTTATTTGGGGGCAAGTATAGCTGAAAAAGATATAGATGAGGTTATTAAGATTGTGAAGCCAAAATTTATCTTCTTTTCCTGTACAATGAAGGATAATGTTAGCGCAACACTTCAACTCACAGAGAACTTGGTGAAGAGCTATGAGTACATACATATTGGATTAGGCGGCTTTGCGTTTGATACCATTTCTGAAAAAGAAAAACTCAAATATCATGAACACATTTTAGGTACCTCACGAAATGAGTGGGAAAGTTGGTTAAAAACTAGAATGTAA
- the ypeB gene encoding germination protein YpeB, with protein sequence MIRTILIGVLVLGVAGTAFWGYQEHREKNAVLINAENNYQRAFHDLSYQVDLLNNKIGTTLAMNSRESLSPSLAEVWKITSDAHSDVGQLPLTLLPFNKTEEFLAKIGDFSYRTAIRDLEKEPLTDKEYQSLQDLYKQSAEIQGELRKVQHMVLENNLRWMDVELALASSEEPLDNTIIDGFKTVEKTVEGYGDTDFGPAFVSLSQKEDNEFKFLQGKQVKEEEAVQIAKKYAAFGNDVAVKVTESGKGASTGFYSVSVQKKGTNEEASMDVTKKGGYPIWFIYSRDVKEQKLSLNDASTKAIQFLKDTGFENLDLFESTQYDNIGVFTFVTNENDVRVYPDAINVKVALDNGNILGFSADDYLRSHHVRDIPKPTLSVEDAQKKINPSVKVMENRQSIIINDMNEEVLCYEFMGTLGDDTYRIFINANSGIEEKVYKLENAEEIYEDVV encoded by the coding sequence TTGATTAGAACAATCTTAATAGGTGTTTTGGTGCTCGGGGTAGCAGGAACGGCTTTTTGGGGCTATCAAGAGCATCGTGAAAAAAATGCCGTACTCATTAATGCAGAGAACAACTATCAAAGAGCGTTTCATGATCTAAGCTATCAGGTAGATTTACTGAATAATAAAATAGGAACAACATTAGCGATGAATTCAAGGGAATCATTATCGCCTTCTTTAGCAGAGGTTTGGAAAATAACATCTGATGCTCATAGTGATGTTGGGCAACTTCCATTAACACTTCTACCTTTCAACAAGACGGAGGAGTTTCTCGCGAAAATAGGTGATTTTAGTTATCGTACCGCCATTAGAGATTTAGAGAAAGAGCCACTAACCGATAAAGAGTACCAATCGTTACAGGACCTGTATAAGCAGTCTGCAGAAATTCAGGGAGAATTACGAAAGGTACAGCATATGGTTTTAGAAAATAACTTACGCTGGATGGATGTGGAGTTGGCTCTAGCATCATCAGAAGAGCCTTTAGATAATACAATTATTGATGGTTTTAAGACCGTTGAGAAAACAGTAGAAGGATATGGAGACACAGATTTTGGACCTGCCTTTGTGTCTTTAAGTCAAAAAGAAGACAACGAGTTTAAATTCTTGCAAGGCAAACAAGTAAAAGAAGAAGAGGCGGTCCAAATCGCAAAAAAATATGCAGCCTTTGGAAATGATGTGGCTGTTAAGGTTACAGAAAGTGGAAAAGGGGCAAGTACTGGTTTTTATAGCGTTTCTGTACAAAAGAAGGGAACCAATGAAGAAGCAAGTATGGATGTCACGAAAAAAGGTGGTTATCCCATTTGGTTTATCTACTCTCGTGATGTGAAAGAACAAAAACTAAGTCTAAATGATGCAAGTACGAAAGCGATTCAATTCTTAAAAGATACGGGTTTCGAAAATTTAGATCTGTTTGAAAGCACGCAGTACGATAATATTGGAGTATTTACCTTTGTTACAAACGAAAATGATGTTAGAGTGTATCCTGATGCAATTAATGTAAAAGTAGCTTTGGATAATGGAAATATTTTAGGTTTTTCTGCTGATGATTATCTACGCTCTCACCATGTTAGAGACATTCCAAAGCCAACTCTATCAGTGGAAGACGCACAAAAGAAAATTAACCCAAGTGTTAAGGTAATGGAAAATAGACAATCGATCATTATAAATGATATGAACGAAGAAGTACTGTGTTATGAATTCATGGGAACTCTTGGTGATGATACGTATCGTATTTTCATAAATGCAAATAGTGGCATTGAAGAAAAGGTTTATAAACTAGAAAACGCCGAGGAAATATATGAGGACGTTGTATAA
- a CDS encoding YpdA family putative bacillithiol disulfide reductase, translating to MQIEDAIIIGGGPCGLSAAIALKKIGINPLVIEKGNIVNAIYHYPTHQTFFSTSEKLEIGEVPFLTEEYKPRRNQALVYYREVVKRKGLRVQPFEKVTSVKKEANEFIVRTHIKEYTTKYVIVATGYYDHPNIMGIPGEDLPKVSHYFKEAHPYFDQDIVVVGGKNSSVDATIELVKAGARVTVIYRGKEYSPSIKPWILPEFDSLVRNGVVKMEFEAELKEIEADKVTYVKHGKEFSIKNDFVFAMTGYHPDHGFLAQMGIEIDRETGRPRYDGETMESNIDGIYIAGVLAAGNNANEIFIENGRFHGEQIAQSIANKKS from the coding sequence ATGCAAATAGAAGATGCAATTATTATTGGTGGAGGGCCGTGTGGCTTATCAGCGGCCATCGCATTGAAAAAAATTGGAATAAATCCCCTGGTTATTGAAAAAGGAAATATAGTGAATGCAATTTATCATTATCCTACACACCAAACTTTTTTTAGTACGAGTGAGAAATTAGAAATTGGTGAAGTTCCTTTTTTAACAGAAGAATACAAACCAAGAAGGAATCAAGCATTGGTTTATTACCGCGAAGTAGTAAAAAGAAAAGGATTACGGGTTCAACCTTTTGAAAAAGTAACAAGTGTGAAAAAAGAAGCGAATGAGTTTATCGTTCGCACACATATAAAGGAGTACACTACAAAGTATGTGATTGTAGCAACCGGTTATTATGATCATCCAAATATAATGGGAATTCCAGGTGAGGATTTACCAAAGGTATCTCATTATTTTAAGGAAGCTCATCCTTATTTCGATCAGGATATTGTTGTCGTCGGAGGGAAGAACTCAAGCGTTGACGCTACGATTGAGCTTGTAAAAGCAGGTGCAAGAGTAACTGTCATTTACCGTGGGAAAGAATATTCTCCTTCTATTAAACCGTGGATTCTTCCTGAATTTGATTCGCTCGTTCGAAATGGTGTCGTAAAGATGGAATTTGAAGCAGAATTAAAGGAAATCGAAGCTGACAAAGTAACTTATGTCAAACATGGCAAAGAGTTTAGTATAAAAAACGACTTTGTTTTTGCTATGACTGGTTATCATCCAGATCATGGCTTTCTTGCTCAGATGGGTATAGAAATTGACAGAGAGACTGGAAGACCAAGGTATGATGGAGAGACGATGGAAAGCAATATTGACGGCATTTATATTGCAGGTGTATTGGCGGCTGGAAACAATGCGAATGAAATTTTTATTGAAAACGGCCGCTTTCATGGAGAGCAAATCGCTCAATCGATAGCTAATAAAAAATCGTAA
- a CDS encoding Glu/Leu/Phe/Val family dehydrogenase, giving the protein MVAEKGTTNINDEEKLDVLRSTQTVIHSALEKLGYPEEVYELLKEPMRMLTVKIPVRMDDGSVKIFTGYRAQHNDAVGPTKGGIRFHPGVTEKEVKALSIWMSLKCGIVDLPYGGGKGGIVCDPRDMSFRELERLSRGYVRAISQIVGPTKDIPAPDVFTNSQIMAWMMDEYSRIDEFNSPGFITGKPLVLGGSHGRESATAKGVTICIREAAAKKGINIEGARVVVQGFGNAGSYLSKFMHDAGAKVVGISDAYGALHDPNGLDIDYLLDRRDSFGTVTKLFNNTISNKELLELECDILVPAAIENQITEDNAHNIRAKIVVEAANGPTTLEATKILTDRGILLVPDVLASAGGVTVSYFEWVQNNQGYYWTEEEVEEKLEKVMCKSFNNIYDTAQTRRVDMRLAAYMVGVRKMAEASRFRGWI; this is encoded by the coding sequence ATAGTGGCCGAAAAAGGGACTACAAACATAAACGATGAAGAAAAGCTTGATGTGCTAAGATCGACTCAAACTGTTATTCACAGTGCATTAGAAAAGCTTGGCTACCCTGAAGAAGTATATGAACTATTAAAAGAACCAATGAGAATGTTAACAGTAAAAATCCCAGTAAGGATGGACGATGGGTCAGTAAAGATATTTACAGGGTATCGTGCACAACACAATGATGCTGTTGGACCTACAAAAGGAGGAATTCGTTTCCATCCTGGTGTAACAGAAAAGGAAGTAAAGGCGCTTTCTATTTGGATGAGCTTAAAATGTGGAATCGTTGACTTACCATATGGTGGAGGTAAGGGGGGCATTGTGTGTGACCCTCGTGATATGTCATTTCGTGAACTTGAACGATTAAGTCGTGGTTACGTTAGAGCAATAAGTCAAATTGTTGGACCAACCAAAGATATTCCGGCGCCAGATGTGTTTACAAATTCACAAATTATGGCTTGGATGATGGATGAATATAGTCGAATAGATGAATTTAATTCTCCAGGGTTTATAACTGGAAAACCACTCGTATTAGGTGGTTCACATGGCAGGGAGTCGGCAACAGCAAAAGGTGTAACCATTTGTATAAGAGAAGCAGCTGCGAAGAAGGGTATTAATATTGAAGGTGCGCGCGTGGTTGTCCAAGGGTTTGGAAACGCGGGCAGTTATCTATCAAAGTTTATGCATGACGCAGGTGCAAAAGTAGTGGGTATCTCTGATGCTTATGGAGCATTACATGATCCAAATGGATTGGATATAGATTATTTGTTGGATAGACGTGATAGCTTTGGAACAGTTACGAAGCTTTTTAATAATACAATCTCTAATAAAGAGTTGCTTGAATTAGAATGTGACATCTTGGTTCCTGCAGCAATTGAGAATCAAATCACTGAAGATAACGCCCATAATATTCGCGCAAAGATTGTTGTTGAAGCAGCAAATGGTCCAACGACCCTCGAAGCAACTAAGATTTTAACGGACCGAGGGATTTTACTTGTACCTGATGTGCTTGCCTCTGCGGGTGGAGTTACCGTTTCTTATTTTGAGTGGGTCCAAAATAATCAAGGGTATTACTGGACGGAAGAAGAAGTGGAAGAAAAATTAGAAAAGGTTATGTGTAAATCCTTTAATAATATATATGATACTGCACAAACCAGACGAGTAGATATGCGCTTAGCAGCATATATGGTCGGTGTAAGGAAAATGGCCGAAGCATCAAGATTTAGAGGTTGGATTTAA
- a CDS encoding metallophosphoesterase, whose product MEFLFYALVIVAFSLLIFMYKEAFRNKVQTHHFTFSEFPKSFGELKLFFISDIHKRQVSDKIIQDVKAKGQVDLVIIGGDLLEKGVDFQKVRHNLTLLKQLGPLYFVWGNNDYEVDYHELDALLLDNGVKILDNTAVSFESEAGEMMVLLGVDDLQLKRDRLDLALQDAQEEGFRILVSHNPRITEKIQAQDRISLVLSGHTHGGQIRIFGFGPYEVGGFQQLENTSLLVSNGYGTTAMPLRLGARAETHFISISNKDQV is encoded by the coding sequence ATGGAGTTCTTATTTTATGCGTTAGTTATAGTGGCATTCTCGCTCCTTATTTTTATGTACAAAGAGGCATTTCGAAATAAAGTTCAAACCCATCATTTTACTTTTTCAGAGTTTCCTAAGAGCTTTGGTGAACTAAAGCTCTTTTTTATATCGGATATTCATAAGCGCCAAGTCTCTGACAAAATAATACAGGATGTAAAAGCAAAAGGACAGGTAGACTTAGTAATCATTGGTGGTGACCTTCTTGAAAAAGGAGTCGATTTTCAAAAGGTTAGACACAATCTTACCCTTCTCAAGCAGTTGGGACCATTGTATTTTGTTTGGGGAAATAATGATTATGAGGTCGATTATCATGAGCTGGATGCTTTGCTTCTTGATAACGGAGTGAAGATTTTAGATAATACAGCGGTTTCCTTTGAATCAGAAGCAGGAGAAATGATGGTCCTACTTGGAGTTGATGATCTTCAATTAAAGAGAGATCGGTTGGACTTAGCACTTCAGGATGCCCAAGAGGAGGGTTTTCGTATACTCGTCAGCCATAATCCTAGAATTACGGAAAAGATACAGGCACAAGACCGAATTTCGTTAGTGTTGAGTGGTCATACTCATGGAGGACAAATTAGAATATTTGGATTCGGACCGTATGAGGTAGGGGGATTTCAACAGTTAGAAAACACCTCACTTCTTGTAAGTAATGGCTATGGAACGACTGCTATGCCACTAAGGCTAGGCGCAAGAGCTGAAACGCACTTCATTTCCATTTCTAATAAAGATCAAGTGTAA